GTTTTTGATATTGATTGCTGACCTTACATGAGAAGAGAAAAATGTACAAAATCTTATTTGATACGGATTTAATATTAGATGCTGTAATGAATCGTACTGAATTTGTTGGCGATGTCAAAGCACTATTAGATAAATCACACCATTCTATTCGCTTATACTTAACAGATGTTGGTTTACAAAAAGTTTCTACTTATACCTACTGTTTAAAAAATCGTCATATTTCTGAGATTGTAGTTAAATGGTTGCAAGAACATCTAGAAATTTGTACTCTTGACGAAGGTGTACTACAACAATCACGTTATTTATTTCTCAATGATTTTGAA
Above is a genomic segment from Nostoc sp. MS1 containing:
- a CDS encoding PIN domain-containing protein, with protein sequence MYKILFDTDLILDAVMNRTEFVGDVKALLDKSHHSIRLYLTDVGLQKVSTYTYCLKNRHISEIVVKWLQEHLEICTLDEGVLQQSRYLFLNDFESAVELACLSHYQLDAIVTHKPENFITVSHQSCIWSFVDLWLRIDLESQLQAPTFK